From Candidatus Nomurabacteria bacterium, one genomic window encodes:
- a CDS encoding LytR C-terminal domain-containing protein — MNMISTLVSQKNKRGLFTLFASFFLLAVFGVPSASAQETVSLSVSPTIFDMSANPSQDWQSSIRVINSNPQELQVYLDVVNFAPRGEQGNAQFLPVLDGEAQGNTIAEWIELSETELLIPPEQTVQVPFTVHVPEDAEPGGHFAAILVGTKPPKGDNRSNKVETSQIITSLMLLRVSGDVEESGIIRSFRPTEYLFDKPQVEFELRFQNTGNVHLLPQGEIRITNMWGQERGVIPINRETLFGNVLPDSVRKFDFTWTGQWSIGDIGRYSAVATLAYGQEGRKFASAETNFWVVPLKALMIVLLIVTAFIVIVTWSIKAYVRKMLSMAGVAPEGRVRRIQGSPRKVSVVAPIEAGILDLSDRLKTSDSLSDKLTSVREFVRVNRTFFVAGTLMVIGVVLIVWFVLLASTQERSYEVTIGTGEHPVTITSEDVEYEALRDSAPAPLGNATTTSDSLPTLRIVNQSSIPGLAASLRVELEAAGYTIADLSTDLNADKNNTVIVYAPEYAEEALALSQLINGALLSAFAEASDADVPITVYVGRDFENEVQ; from the coding sequence ATGAACATGATATCGACCTTAGTAAGCCAAAAGAATAAACGAGGCCTTTTCACTCTTTTTGCCAGCTTCTTCTTATTGGCAGTATTTGGAGTGCCGTCAGCTAGCGCACAAGAAACCGTATCGCTCAGTGTCTCTCCGACCATATTTGATATGTCTGCGAATCCTAGCCAGGATTGGCAGAGTAGTATTCGAGTGATCAATTCAAACCCGCAAGAGCTGCAAGTGTACTTAGATGTTGTGAACTTTGCACCAAGAGGGGAACAGGGCAATGCGCAGTTCTTACCTGTGCTCGATGGAGAAGCACAAGGAAATACGATCGCCGAATGGATCGAACTCAGCGAAACGGAGCTACTCATCCCACCCGAACAGACAGTCCAGGTGCCGTTTACAGTGCATGTTCCAGAAGACGCTGAGCCAGGTGGTCATTTTGCTGCCATTCTCGTCGGTACCAAGCCACCCAAAGGCGATAACCGAAGTAATAAAGTAGAAACTTCGCAGATCATCACCTCTCTCATGTTGCTACGAGTGAGCGGGGACGTTGAAGAAAGTGGAATCATTAGATCATTCCGCCCGACGGAATACCTATTTGATAAGCCGCAGGTTGAGTTTGAGTTGCGATTCCAGAACACAGGCAATGTTCACTTGCTGCCCCAGGGTGAGATCCGTATTACGAATATGTGGGGACAAGAGCGCGGAGTAATACCGATCAACCGCGAAACCCTTTTTGGAAATGTGTTGCCAGACAGTGTCAGAAAGTTTGATTTTACCTGGACTGGACAGTGGTCGATCGGAGATATTGGTCGCTATTCAGCGGTCGCAACGCTTGCGTACGGACAAGAGGGAAGAAAGTTTGCTTCAGCAGAAACTAATTTTTGGGTAGTACCTCTAAAGGCGCTCATGATCGTATTACTCATTGTGACGGCGTTTATTGTGATTGTTACCTGGTCCATCAAAGCATACGTGCGCAAAATGCTCTCAATGGCAGGCGTCGCTCCAGAAGGAAGGGTCCGGAGGATACAAGGTTCACCGCGAAAAGTATCAGTCGTAGCGCCGATCGAGGCGGGCATCCTAGACCTAAGCGATCGCCTAAAGACTTCGGATAGCCTTTCCGATAAACTAACATCAGTGCGCGAATTTGTACGAGTAAACCGAACATTCTTTGTTGCAGGTACACTCATGGTAATTGGAGTGGTTCTTATTGTATGGTTCGTGCTACTTGCCTCAACCCAGGAGCGGTCGTATGAAGTGACCATAGGTACTGGTGAGCATCCAGTCACAATTACTTCTGAGGACGTAGAATATGAAGCGTTGCGCGATAGTGCCCCCGCACCACTCGGAAACGCTACTACGACAAGTGATTCGCTGCCAACCCTCCGGATAGTCAACCAAAGTAGCATTCCTGGTCTCGCCGCATCACTTCGAGTCGAGCTAGAGGCTGCGGGATACACAATCGCTGATCTCAGTACTGACCTGAATGCCGACAAAAACAACACTGTCATTGTGTATGCTCCTGAATACGCAGAGGAAGCACTTGCGCTCAGCCAGCTTATCAATGGCGCGCTCCTCTCGGCTTTTGCTGAGGCATCAGATGCAGACGTCCCAATCACGGTCTATGTCGGACGAGATTTCGAAAATGAGGTACAATAG
- a CDS encoding TlpA family protein disulfide reductase → MKKDGIVTLAIMLIVVLLLASAVWYVSSKNKTSKTIPTPAERSLSSAGYAPYTDLDGNQVLLTDFLGRTLVVTVWASWCPECRTDLTLFNRISQNYDLEEVVFLAINRAEPKATARAFLDTFKLAGDVIYILDPDDHFYHSTDSFSMPETIIFSPNGNEVYRKRGRINASELQGKLQENTGN, encoded by the coding sequence ATGAAAAAGGACGGGATTGTAACACTAGCAATAATGCTTATCGTTGTCTTACTTTTAGCCAGCGCTGTTTGGTACGTCAGTAGTAAAAATAAAACGAGTAAAACAATCCCCACCCCAGCTGAACGATCGCTTTCATCTGCTGGTTATGCTCCATACACTGATCTAGACGGCAATCAAGTTCTTCTTACTGATTTCTTGGGTCGTACTTTGGTAGTGACTGTTTGGGCAAGCTGGTGTCCTGAATGTCGCACTGACCTCACTTTATTTAACAGGATCTCACAAAATTATGATCTTGAAGAGGTAGTCTTTCTGGCAATTAATAGAGCTGAGCCCAAAGCAACAGCGCGTGCGTTTCTTGATACATTTAAACTGGCAGGGGATGTTATCTATATTTTAGACCCTGATGACCACTTCTACCATTCAACTGATTCATTCTCTATGCCAGAAACAATCATTTTCAGCCCTAATGGAAATGAGGTGTATAGAAAAAGAGGTCGAATTAATGCTTCTGAACTGCAAGGAAAATTGCAAGAAAACACTGGAAATTAA
- a CDS encoding AI-2E family transporter codes for MKLSRVVEYAFFFGLLGLAGYMVWLIMAPFVSALALAAIIVTICHPLYTRIRQIVPRKNKSLAAFASTMIVLIAVIIPVTIVSSLVVKEIVSFYQELETGGHSFQNSIATLESSIQTFAPGFQIDLTEQIKVTAQWLTGNLGAIFASTLSTIFVFFIAMIGSFYFFRDGKEFLQLVIKASPLPDHEDQIIFDRMGRAVRAVATGTLLVALIQGTLVAVGFSIVGLGERAILWGSIASLGALVPGVGTTIVTAPAIIYLFFTGHLVSGVILLIWSMLIVGLVDNLIGPYLISRGNNLHPFIILISVLGGISLFGPVGFVIGPVVVTLFLVLLEIYNQYIVQEKKITEEGLKEDLV; via the coding sequence ATGAAATTAAGTCGTGTCGTAGAGTATGCGTTCTTTTTTGGTTTGCTTGGTCTAGCTGGCTACATGGTGTGGCTTATCATGGCGCCGTTTGTGAGTGCGCTAGCATTAGCAGCCATTATCGTCACTATTTGTCACCCGTTGTACACACGCATCAGACAAATTGTCCCGAGGAAAAACAAATCTCTAGCCGCCTTCGCATCGACAATGATCGTCCTGATCGCGGTGATCATTCCTGTAACCATTGTATCCTCGCTGGTCGTAAAAGAGATTGTCTCTTTTTATCAAGAACTTGAAACTGGTGGTCACTCCTTCCAAAACTCGATTGCTACTCTTGAGAGTTCGATTCAGACTTTTGCTCCTGGTTTCCAGATCGATCTGACCGAACAGATCAAGGTAACTGCACAATGGCTCACTGGTAATCTAGGCGCTATCTTTGCAAGCACACTTTCTACCATCTTTGTTTTCTTCATTGCCATGATCGGATCATTCTACTTTTTCCGTGATGGAAAAGAGTTTTTGCAGTTAGTGATCAAGGCCAGTCCACTACCAGACCATGAAGACCAGATCATTTTTGACCGCATGGGACGAGCTGTTCGCGCTGTTGCCACTGGCACACTGCTCGTTGCTTTGATACAAGGAACACTTGTTGCTGTCGGCTTCTCGATCGTTGGTCTTGGTGAACGTGCCATCTTATGGGGGTCGATCGCATCACTAGGAGCTCTGGTCCCGGGAGTTGGCACAACCATCGTGACCGCACCTGCTATCATTTATCTGTTCTTTACAGGCCATCTTGTGAGTGGCGTTATCTTGCTCATTTGGTCTATGTTGATCGTAGGATTGGTAGACAACTTAATCGGCCCATATTTGATCAGTCGAGGTAATAACTTGCATCCATTCATCATTCTCATTTCTGTACTTGGGGGTATCTCACTCTTTGGTCCGGTTGGTTTCGTTATCGGTCCAGTGGTGGTAACTCTCTTTTTGGTGCTTCTTGAGATATATAATCAGTATATAGTTCAGGAGAAAAAAATAACTGAAGAAGGACTTAAAGAAGATTTAGTATGA
- a CDS encoding CapA family protein — MTVRAFFCGILSSILLVQLLSIEIIPIVPSTLHGAIGERLAELEDAIRPSFQPARFVAANDTNADALIFVGDVLLARNVEFLMERNGADYPFSGIHFSDYAVSPMVVGNFESAIPMVHKPTEMLMLNFSVDPQYLTVASKAGFTHFSVANNHSFDFGLHDFENTVSQLEQAQLTAFGHPREFTERSVTFVTIDNTTVALIALHALERKPTQAELTAIFNYANTQSEYQFVYVHWGTEYKETSDTTQQALAKELVEAGADMIVGHHPHVVQEIELIDAVPVFYSLGNYIFDQYADKETVEGLMLHVTLEDTPTVSLLPVTSETTFSQPHGMKQEDHQEFLEELAKKSTPELSTYIQSGVLPLKISVASSSKMAMIERVNS, encoded by the coding sequence ATGACCGTTCGCGCATTCTTTTGTGGAATTCTTTCAAGCATACTGCTGGTCCAACTATTGTCGATCGAGATCATTCCGATCGTGCCAAGCACACTACACGGAGCAATCGGAGAGCGTCTAGCAGAACTTGAAGACGCAATACGACCCTCCTTTCAACCGGCACGTTTTGTCGCTGCTAATGATACTAATGCTGATGCGCTCATTTTTGTGGGAGATGTCCTGCTTGCGCGTAATGTTGAATTCTTGATGGAAAGGAATGGTGCAGATTATCCATTCTCAGGCATACATTTCAGTGATTATGCTGTCAGTCCAATGGTTGTTGGTAATTTCGAGTCAGCTATTCCGATGGTACACAAACCAACTGAAATGCTCATGCTGAACTTTTCGGTTGATCCACAGTATCTCACAGTCGCGAGCAAAGCTGGATTTACCCATTTTTCAGTTGCTAACAATCACAGTTTTGACTTCGGCCTACACGATTTTGAAAATACTGTGTCGCAATTGGAGCAAGCACAACTTACTGCTTTTGGCCATCCGCGAGAGTTCACTGAACGATCAGTGACTTTCGTAACAATTGACAATACTACTGTTGCGCTCATTGCGCTCCATGCACTAGAGCGAAAACCGACTCAGGCAGAGCTGACAGCTATTTTTAATTACGCAAATACGCAAAGTGAGTATCAGTTTGTCTATGTTCACTGGGGAACCGAGTACAAAGAAACTAGTGATACGACGCAGCAAGCACTCGCTAAAGAGCTAGTCGAAGCTGGTGCAGATATGATTGTTGGACACCACCCACACGTTGTCCAGGAGATCGAACTCATCGACGCCGTGCCGGTATTCTATTCGCTTGGCAACTACATCTTTGATCAGTACGCTGATAAGGAGACTGTAGAAGGGCTCATGCTGCATGTAACACTAGAAGACACGCCCACTGTTTCACTTCTTCCTGTTACGAGTGAGACCACATTTTCACAACCGCACGGGATGAAGCAAGAAGATCATCAAGAATTTTTAGAAGAACTAGCCAAGAAGAGTACACCAGAGCTCTCTACGTATATACAGTCTGGTGTGCTACCGTTGAAGATCTCGGTTGCATCTTCATCAAAAATGGCTATGATTGAACGTGTAAATTCGTAA
- a CDS encoding FKBP-type peptidyl-prolyl cis-trans isomerase: MFNKFELIGAGVSVFFMALGLYLFQAESLLFSSGPVGAQSAQAIDAQPGIVVVEASDNVEQARTNAFLQAANDQGKLASMVIDDVKFGTGDAVQEGDVVAVHYIGTLQSGQEFDNSHKRGAPFEFKVGGGQVIEGWDKGLVGMKVGGQRILVIPPAMAYGDSGVGPIPGGATLVFSIELMEIK, encoded by the coding sequence ATGTTTAATAAATTTGAACTCATTGGAGCTGGTGTAAGTGTTTTCTTTATGGCTCTCGGTCTCTATCTGTTTCAGGCAGAGTCACTTCTTTTCAGCTCAGGTCCGGTTGGAGCACAATCCGCTCAGGCGATCGATGCACAGCCAGGCATCGTGGTGGTAGAGGCGTCTGACAATGTTGAGCAGGCACGAACGAACGCTTTTCTACAAGCAGCAAATGATCAAGGTAAACTAGCAAGTATGGTAATTGACGATGTAAAATTTGGAACAGGCGATGCAGTACAAGAGGGGGATGTGGTTGCAGTGCACTACATTGGAACACTCCAAAGCGGACAAGAATTTGATAACTCGCACAAGCGAGGAGCACCATTTGAATTCAAAGTTGGTGGCGGTCAAGTAATCGAAGGTTGGGATAAAGGACTAGTCGGCATGAAAGTAGGCGGACAGCGAATTCTCGTTATTCCACCAGCGATGGCCTATGGTGACTCTGGAGTTGGCCCGATCCCTGGTGGAGCAACGTTAGTCTTCTCGATTGAGCTAATGGAAATCAAGTAA